The Lolium rigidum isolate FL_2022 chromosome 2, APGP_CSIRO_Lrig_0.1, whole genome shotgun sequence genomic interval TGCAGTAAATagaaaaagctatgccgacggtataaccgtcggcacaggtctgtagtagaaaaaaagaaaaaaaatgttgtgccgacggccggaccggtcctgtgccgacggccgaacTGCAGCCGACGGTGACCGCCGGCACAACcggcttgtgccgacggccatttTAACGCCGACGGCCATCTTTGTCGCCGCGGTCCGGatgcttctgtgccgacggccccgatatttggccgtcggcacacacggcggccgtcggcacatgtgTGCTCTCCCGTACTCCCATGTATAGTTTGTGCTAGCTGATCTCTCTAACTGAATCATGCTTTACTTTACACAAGTGCACTTATATTCGGTGCTTGTGTAGTTGTGTATGTAACTATAGTGTTCAGTGTTTAGCTGCAATGTTAACAGAACAAAGGAAGTAACAGCAACATTCAAAAGAGCTAGTTATACCTTGATAGTGAAGGAGTGCAGCGTAGCGTCGTGGACGGCGCTGATACTGACGTGGATGATCTCGAGAGACAGCCTCTCGAGCACGGCGATGATCTTGAGCACCTGCCCCGGCGCACGGCGCGACATGGTCTTGAGCACCAGGTTCGGCCCGGCGAACTCCACCTTCACGTCAGGGAGGAGGATCCCCGTGGGCCTGGCCGCGGCGAGCTCGGTGACGATGCTGTCTAGGGTTGGAAGGTAAGGCCGCGGCACCGGCACGATATCATATGCGtgcgaggacgaagaggaggacgtcGTGGGCGTCATGGCCGGCGAGATGTAGGCATTGAAGTGCGGCAGGTAGGGCTTGTACGGGCTGCCCGGGGTCGGCGTGCCGGGGCTTATCGGCACGGCGAGCCTCGGGCTGAGCGGCCGTTGCATGGACTTGATTATGAACGGGCGCGGGCTGAGAGTGAGAGGTGGTGGCCGTGGGCTCGGCGCCCTTGACGTTGCTGGACGCGGGCTGAGCacctttttcgcgaaaacgcaaaagccttgcgtttcgatgcattgatagataaagaagagtttatgtacaagtccgaggacggacacaccacgccgtacaactcgacccaagaaaaagaaaaactaatctaGGGCTGAGCACCTGCTCGGCGTAAACTTTGCGGTGCTTCTTCGCCTCCAGCGAGTGAAGCACTTGCTGCAGCTCCTTGATGTAGTCCACCACCCCTCCAATCACGGATGCTTGGTCTCCCTGCAATTATAGGTTTGTTAGCTCTCtaacatattttaattttttctcATCAACAAAAAAACTTGGAGGGGACCGGGATTTCCGGTAACAATGGTTACGACAGATAATCGGTCAAATACCGGACGAAATTCTCAAACAAACTTTGAATTTCGAacacaaaaatttcaaaaaagaaaTTGAAAATTGGGTTTGGAGGAGGAGAGAGCGAAAATTTCGGACAAATGAGTTGGTGCATGGGGTTATAACCAGTAATGCTATACCTACGGGCTCAGTTTTACAAAACCTCACTTACGCGCTGACATGGTGATTAGTCCCAGAACCCACCTTCCTAAACTCACGGAACGAAACCAGATTTCCACGAACTAGCTGCCACCACGTCCTTCCGTAGAACTTCCCGTAACAAGAAATTCAAGCATTATTGGGTTAATAAACTGAGGCGGGATATATACGTCTTAGGTTGGACTAACCAACCAACCAAAATTCAATCCAAATTCAAATGGAATGAGATTTTTTAGATGGTTAACTCATCTGCCAGAGAGGACTGCGAATTTCATTTACTGGCCGGTAACCGCGGTATTTCACTCGGTAACTAAGGCCCTGGTGTGTGCGGGTGTCAGCCTACTTAAGGCATTGTCATTCTCATGTTCATTTGACAATGAGAACGGAGAGAAAATGTGTGGCAGTGTGAGACAGCTGATACCAAACCATTGTCCACCTTATCAATTCCTGCGAGAAAAGTGAGAATCTAGAGGTGGAAGAAAAGGAGCTGAGCGACTCAGCTCcgacctctctctctcttcacaTACACCCTCCGTCCATGCATGGCTAGCTAACGAACCATGGATCTGGGTGGTTAGATTCTCGCAGTTGATGCTAGCCTACAGCTATGTATGCTACTTCCAGATGGCATGCGGCAACAGCGTGGTTTAATTTATTGGTACTTTTGTCCTATATATACGGAGTACGCTACAACCTCGTCTGCATATACATTGACCAATCATTGAATTGCTGCACCACAAAACCAAGTAGTAAATGCAAGGATGAAGGCATGAAGCATATGGGGCGCACAAGTGAACCCGGCCGTGTTTAGCAGTCGGTGTTGGCTATCACTTCAAGATATTAACAGAATAGTGTTGATTGCGGTACTCATCCCTACAAATCCAACATTAGAATACTGAAAGATACTTCCTCATCATTGTcgtggttttaattcaaatttaaactaaaaccaagaaaaaaaaattatggatcagagggagaagGTAATTACCTCAGGGAGGAAATTATATTTTTACGAAACTGAAGTTATTAGCTAGTACTCTACTATAGTAGCCAAGTAAAGTAACATGCACGTATTTAGAGAATCGTTCTTCAATAAGGATATTAGAGAATCGAAAAGGAAAATGCAAGATATATATAGGTACAATATCGCTCTCACTCTATCAGGTGCTAGCTTGATGAGCTTAGCAAAATAACCTTAACCAACCAATTGCGAAAGCCATGTACTCTCTATAGAACGATGATCATTATGTAACATACGTACCCTCTTGACATAGAAGCAAGGCATGAGAGTGCGTAGCACGGCGAGGTTCTCGTTCATCTGCTTCCTCCGGTTGCGCTCCACCGTGATGTGGCACATCTTCGCCGCTCCCTCGTCCACGGTGTCATCTACCGCTGTAGCCACCATCGCAGCCGACGTCGATCCTTTggtcttcttcctcaccggagcTCCTTTAGatttctcgtcatcggcttcacgGCGCCTGGCGCCCAGCGTCGGCCTCGCACACATGGCGCTAGCCACTGCACCGGCACGACCGACGACGGCGACACTGCTCGGGCGGCTAAACGCCGCAGCAACGCCGGGCACAACGCTATCTCGGCCGCCGCCGAGGCCGTTTATGCACTCCTCCCACGTCTCGAGAATGCCGACCAGGTCGTCCGCGTCTACGGACGCTGCTTGCCAGGACTCACAGTCGTCGGCAAAGAGCTTACACAGGCCGCCGTCCTCCATACTCCGATTTGTATGCCTCGGAAATCAGGAGCACAGTTTAGAGTACGGCAAGGAAGAAACACAAATGTAGGCGTACCAATATGCAAGTACTCCTTTTGATCACACAGGAAGGGAGAGCGGAATTTGGAGTTGAAGTGGGAGAATGTTTGCAAAAGTGAGAGGAATCTCTCGCTCCACTTTAAGCCTTTGTAATGtgaagagagagggaggaggcaGGACGAGACCGTTGCTGAGGTTTGCATAGTCATGTGAGGGGACGAAGAGCCATAAATGTTTTGAAAGACGGCTGTGAGAACATctacagtcgcgtccctcaaaaaacatCCGACACATGATTTGGGGACGTTTCGAGACAACACCGGCCAAAAGATACAAAAAAATCTATACAAAAAAGAGGCCATTCTCAGCCGTGTCCCTCAAACAGGTCCGAATGCATGCActttaatagaggggaccaccccatATAGAAAAAGTAGGTGAAAAAAAGTGTGAGaaaagagaatgacatgtggAAACTAGGGGTATGCATGCATGTAGACGCTGTTTTGTGTCCGACgttcccggtagagactctatacacaaAGTCTCTACCGGGGATGTCGGACCATAAATGAGGCTCTATTTAGCTTTTGGGGGGACTCGATTAGGTAGcttttttctccatttcttgtctGCGGTCCCCCATACgttatttgggggacgcgactggagatgctgagTGTGTTTCAGATTCCCCAGTTTTTCTTAGACAAATCTAACCCTAGCGGCCGAAAGTAATGCCtggtttagagcatctctagcagacaccGCATCGAACCGTTTTTCGGGTTTGGACAAAAAAAGGGTCAATTCGCATTGGACctgatgtagccctacccaaggtcgacactacatcaagaccgacaagccctcctcgtggtccaatgacacgagctcgagcccaagccctacgccaagaggtgaattcgctcctctccaTNNNNNNNNNNNNNNNNNNNNNNNNNNNNNNNNNNNNNNNNNNNNNNNNNNNNNNNNNNNNNNNNNNNNNNNNNNNNNNNNNNNNNNNNNNNNNNNNNNNNGTGtaagatttacgaaaccaaaaacaacagaaaacgagagcggcgcttcggcatcttgttaataggttagtgccggaaaatgcatcaaaatgatataaagtgtatgtaaaacatgtgagtattgtcataaaactagcatggaacataagaaattatagatacgtttgagacgtatcaacgccgtATTGCAAGATAATATGCATAAGAACCATTGAACTTCCTATTGTATGTGCGACATCGAGCAAAACCCAACTCCATGTTCCTCTCCCAATCTTCATACTCCTGAACTGTCGCAAGACGGTGTAGATACCAACGAAGACTGGACGGCGAACGTTGTTCTCCCTTCAAGCTGTCCAGATAGTCATTGAAAACCTTACTAGACTTATTCGGAAGAGTACACCTTATACCCAGAAAATCGCCCGGAAACTCACCAACATCAACAGGATCAATAGCCGAAAGCGCCGGAGAAAACACCGCAGAATTCACTGCAGCATCATGGGAAAACACCGAAAAAGGCACCGGAGCAACAGGGGCCTGACCGGCcaagggcccggttggaccggcctgtggaccggctgggccggcccagggcccggttggaccggcctggggcccggcctggccggcctgaggcccggtctgaccggcctggcaACCGGGAATTTGGTTGTGCTTCCCAGTACTGTGTCCGGTTGGCATGAGCAATTtggccggtttggaccggcccggccggcctagagcccggtcaaccggcctgtgGACCGGGGCGGGTCGCaaaatttcgtcttcttcccgattccagccgcgatttttcgcgattttgacctccgaaacagccatggatgacctccaaactgcaccaaacaacgccaaactttctccaaccaacctcctacgatcgagagccaaactcctccgatctagagccaatcttctccgaagcaaaccgatccaaagagatcgatcaacaaaaacctcgccgtgagcaacctagAAATCTGATACCAGATGATGTGAGGGAACCTagtggatcctcctagttgatgcccgatctttcacagcgagaacctggggtagtgaatcctcccaacaacgcgatgaacgcatcttggagaagagggaacgaatccagcaatcaactgatcgatgaacgatacgcctcaaaccttgagctagataatccttgatgaacacaagaaccttcgcagcggataatatagataaacggcagcgccgtacccccggagggatgatacacgtgaacacacgcaatggggaaacccTAATATTTggactaaacttgttctatctctaaccctagccgcacctccacttatatgaggggtggggtggccggccagcccctagtgggcctctctaccttggtttggacaggcccaaaccaaactgagtcaatttattaaaaaccctaattggcccacatatgaccattacataaactaggataaataagctggtggagtcctgaatctgggctccacataggcctccatgcccgtatcatatCTAATTGCTAAATAGTGTGTACATACATCTAAActaaacaaagttaagaaaagttTCATTGAAAGGAcggaaaataataaaatttggaaCATCATTTTAGAGTATTGGATCCAACAAATGACGACTACGAGGGAACACAAAATTGGATAAGATGGAACAAAAAGTTTAACTGTAATTTCATAGTAGGGGAGCGTACTCAGACTACAAAGGGAACAAAATCTTAGATGGGGGAGAACATAATCTTGAAGGAGGGGAACAAGAGCGTAGACGAAGGAAAACAAAATCCTAGACAGAGGGGAAGAAGAGCCTAGAAGGAGGAGAACAAGAGcctagatggaggggaacaacaacttaGACAAGGAGGAATGACAACTTAGACGAAGGGGAACAATAGCTTAGACGTAGGGGAACAACATAGATAGAGGGGAACAAGAGCCTAGAAGGAAGGGAATAAGAGCCTAGATGAAGAGGACAACAACTTAGACGGAGGAGAACAAGAGCCTAGATGGAAGGGAataagtgacaagggattaacttgtcaatgcctacttattgtagactagggtttagttggaggtagaggacaagtagatctcgaaggtttcagccgaaaagtaatcGACGaataagaaactagggttgtgttgatgatggattcgatcctctctttgtccctcgactcccccttatataggaggcggagccgagggtaccgtgttacacaagattacaaattccgggagactctctgagtgcaACCCGCAAAGTTACaagtatatttcctaatacaactataactttccttaatactaactgggcttccgaacttcatattcttcgactcgtgggccttcagtaaaccccgggtaccatctttggcaggcccattggggatgcctatgtcagtagcccccgagattttacttgaatcgaagaatcagggaaaatctccaactttataatcatccAATAATTTTGTCAAGCCATCACATATCTTTAGATACACAgttatatattgtacatggataatggtaattggggctagttcatctgacggatcaggtactagttaactgctctagtggcaatccgcaaaaacctacttcaagatcacgtccctagacatgatctcgggatactggtgttaactcgacatgcgccgcttaaggtcttaccatctgtcgagtcccagtcacgtttatcgggtacctaacgcgtccgttaggatttttcttcgtatcttttgatacggaaaaaagtagcaaaccgacgtcagagacggtgccacgccgctcagaacggatcttgggtcttaccttcgcaaagttccgcggcattcagagattattcgtaacttaggcgctctgagaatatattgtcgagtgctctttcggctgctggaatagcacattttattgagtcaacggatgacttatcttgccttcccgatgggagtatatgaagagttatttgtataactcgaaatatgctcactatactctttataatttcatcgggcacgcgagcagcgttcccgatgggagtagcccccgaggctacagccaaggacttgtacttggttgtaggctcaacactttaacgccttatgtcactatattgtcatctttccttttatttctatcgggtgcgcgaccagcgctcccgatgggagtagcccccgaggctatggacaaatgcttgcattggatcataggctctcgccatttctattttgttatacccaaaatttcctttttcaaaagtagcccccgagcatttgatcaaaaacttgtatttgactaaAGGCTCTCGACATTATCATCACTTGTGCTCTTTGACCGGACTTCGTATCGTTGCTATCGAAAATTTCCTCTGCCAAAGTGACATCAATGCTGACGTTAACCACGACCTCTTTATCTTGAAAACACGAGCTCTATCCTGTCACTGACTGGTGCACCCAAAATCCGCGGCAGTttgacacgttgcgcaagtgggggcacacgtcctccactttttctggcatgcgcgctgtagcgcctgtccagtttcATCCTCGCGAAAATACAATTTTACCCTTTAGGCCACGTGTAATCCATCAAGTTTATTActgctccatccaacggtgcgtcgacccGCATGCTTCCTATAAagggtcgtcttcctcctctgttcgctgcttcgccgcgccgcacctctgttctCTCTCCAAAAATCCCGCATTGCGCCCAACACTTCCTGAGCTCAACCACACTCTCACTCacgcctgcgccattgttgatgccaccacgcgcacgactcaccaggcacagcactcctgaatccaagatggcggCACCAGATCTCGGAAcgacggagtgggaaagatccaagattTCCAATCAGGACGTCAACCTGATGAAAAAGCTAGGGCTGATGAAGAAAaaggacgcgctgcgcttccccagcgaggagagctacccgacaCCTCCCATAAaatatcgggttagcttcgttgaccatattatccgcggcctttctgcccccatccatgatttcctccgtggtttgctttttgtgtatgggttgcagcttcatcagctgactcccaattcaatcctccatgtttctattttcatcaccctttgtgaatgcttcctcggagtccaccctaattgggctctgtggaagcgcatcttctacctccgccgcaatggctcccacaacatcgcctacaacataggtggtgttgttatttgcgttcgccctgatgtcgaatactttgacgtcaaattccctgactccgtccaagggtggcgcaaaagatggttgtACGTCCATGAAGAATGTTCCGATTCGATTGAGTATAACATCGCCCCCTTCGATGGAGGTGCcgaaattcttcgccgccgctcctgggacgcggaagccactgaagaagagaaaaaggcgacagaggcgctgatgtcccacatccacgagctccaaaatactcgcggcaaggaattgtcgggtatccaaattaccgcatatttccttagaattagggtgcagcctctacaggctcgcaagaACTCCCTCTAGATGTATAGTGGCGAGGAAGATGTCGATCGGCTCTCCAAGGATCTTGcagtgaaggatttggagaagcttgtccgaagAATCTCCTCCCTTAGCAAGAAAGATGCCGTTCCATCAacctgtcgcgtggagccgtatagcggcgccaacgccctccccaaggtaaattGCCATTGTCCTTATTGCTATTTTGTTGACTGCTATTTTAAACATTTGGTGCCTTCTTTTTTTTTGCTGACTCCCCAGTATAGCTTATTGTCGATATATGTTGTCTTCTGTGTAGAAACATCCAGTTCTATCTTCCCTTCCCCCTCTTCCTGAAGGCGGTGAAGTCGAGGAAAGAACCGTCGTTGCCGACgaaaaccagggtacttctcgccctgagagcgaagtcgcgggttctcacaaatccgcggcttcctctgaaagagaagttgATTCTGAGGCTTCCGAGTCCACGCACTCCCTCccctctgctgtttctccaaTGAACAAGCGGAAGAGAGATGATGCCGCAGATTCTGGTACCTCAAAAACTAACAAGTCCCCTCTCGAGGAAACTGTACCCGAAGAGGAGGACAGACctttcaacccttacgatgatgccctTGTCATCTCGTAAGTTTCTATCAACTTTTTCCTTTGCAGCCGATAATTTTGCCTGTCTTTGTTTCTTATATTTTCCCTGATGtaatagtggtgacgaggaagaaaatcctcctgttgacgtgactgctcgaacgagcacgtcccgtactttagttATCTCGGAGACTCGTCCTGAAGCGGACGAAACCTCGCCTCCACAACAAGATATAGGACATCCCAGTCCTGTTGTGAGCCCCCCTGCTCCGTCGCCAAAAAGAGCAAGGACTGATCAAGGAAAAGAGTTAAGTCCCTTGACCAACGGCTCTACGACTCCTCTTATGGATGATGTAAGTGtctcttgttttctttttctttgtcgaATTTTTCCAACTCTTTTGTTGTCGAAATTCTTCAACCCCCCTTTTTTTATTCCGTGTTACTTTTCAGCCTTcgatgaaggaatttgttcgtctcggtacccaatttatcgggtaccgtgatcttgCTAATGATCTGAAAGGTATTCTTTGCCTTCTGTATTTTATCGAATATATTTGCCTCTTCTATTTTGCTGTAACTTGTGTCACCCTTTATTTTGCTAGAATCCCTTTCTGAGGCAAACAAGCGTGCTGATGACCTGGCCCGCAAGCTTgaacaaagtgaaaaagctcgcgaaaaggctgaatcagatgctgccgctgtcgaggGTCTTCGAAAGAGACTCCATGACGCGGAAAATGCCTTGAGCGAAAACTCAGCTCAGCAGTCTGCTCGCGAAGAAGAAATCATCACTCGCTTGGAATCACAGAGTCGAcgctttgttagtaagtgctctaACCACTTTGATTTCTTCGGGAAACCGTGCTTTTCTTTGTGCATTTTTTGACAAGCTAAATTTTGCCTCATCAGGAAAGACGCATCAAGATTATGATCTcgagaatcctgaaggtgatcgccttctcgacgcgctctccctccttgaaattcatggagacgaGGCACGCCAGGGCCTTGCTGACGCTAGGACGGGGCTGTTacggctttttccctacttcttcgcgaagaagaAGGAACCCGACACTTTCACTGCACTGGCCCAGCACTTCATCcctgaagaagatcttgggctaggtCTTCGGCAAGAGGgtttgaagattggcgttgaaggcaccattgctctggttgccgaaagccaacaAGTTGTCGATTGGACGAAGGTTGGTGACGTCGGGAAGATGGAGACGAAAAAGTGGCAATCTATGATTAGAGCTGTCAAGCCAAGCtcaaagaagatcctctccttccttggatgcaaaccaactccttcTCCTAGCTCGACAaagccagaggtcaagtagaccatcctgtccttgtcttttattttgttctttttcttttttcgatgTCGCCGAAGTAGCTTTGTCGACAGCTGCCCCTTCGGTTCATTAGGAACCCTCTTTTGTAATGCCCGTGTAAATATCTGACTGAATCAATGAAAAGCTATCTTGCCAAATTATTGATATCGAAATATTtctctccagttgatttttgacaactataacgTGGTGCCTCGCTCTTCGGATCCATTACCTGCTGCATCTTGCTCGAAAAAGGCCCCCGTTGTCGAGTTTATTGAAGGTTCTTCGAATGCTGCACAGAATGAATATTTggacgatcttcgacaacaacttcaatcgatgaagaaacaagctctcgtgataatggaacagtctcgaagatcATCTGAAAGGGAGagacttgctcttcaacaagctcaagaagccctATCGTTGAAGGAAACCGCAGTTACTGAGGCTGCCGAAGCTACTTCACGGGATATGACGGGTACACTTCTTAAACTTGGCCATATTTGAttttattcttactgtttttttttcttcctcgCTGATGCTTCCGCTGGAATaggtactgctgccgaagatcagcgtgttgaagCTCAATCTAatgtgcttctcaagcttgccctggagcatggttctaatttttgggctacgcctgaacgtacccgccaagtcatcagatttcaagatcgcgcgggcCAAGTCcgtgattttctcgacttctgcacgaGGACATTGTCTTTAGTTTATAACACCATGTTTCCGCGCAACAAAACGCAAGAAACCCTTCCTACTCTGATGGATAAGtttcgggatgcccctcgaatccatgaaGTTGTGCGAGCCCAACTGTCTGCCGGAgcgagatttgctatgattatgatacaagtctgctacccgaagttagacatgactCGAATTGTCGCCAAGTGCCAGGCCAAGCTGACGAATAGGAAgaggaacatcgacaaaatcaatgatGCTGTGACCCCTGTAGtagaagagatgatggatgaactgcttcggctagacgctgaattcttcgtgagaggtagctatgctgaacatagaactGGTGCTGCAAATAATGAACGAgtaaatatagatgatatactaggtggCGACTGAAAGTTTTTTTTCTTGTCGAATTTGTCTTGATAGTCAagttttgtatgttgtaaacacaatctatattgtaaagcagctTGAtacgtttttttcttttttcttttcaccaagcccccgagcctattgtTGGCCAGTGATGATGTCTTTTTTGATTTGTGAACTATTTTTATGCCAGGGCGAATAACTGTATTTCGCAGAAAGTTATATATATTGTTACTgtgggttatgagcccccgagcctgtcgacgaaaaagatgtatatcaccaatatctttattatattgcagcaccgcgagctcgcctcattaaaaacctttcagccccactcggtgccctgaaaggaaaagagtgcgtctgaaaactcgcgggcgtttcagtacattttaTGTTTACAAGGGAGACTATATTTTGActttaggcgtaaaaacgcctgagttgcgccacgttccaaggattttgctcggcgactcctgtcttcttgtcctttattctgtatgctcctccttcgattacttctgtgacgatgtaagggccaacccacggcgactcgagtttctcatggcttttttgtgtgagccgaagaactaagtctcctacctggaaggatcttggtcgcaaacgtcgactgtggtaggttttcaggtcttgctggtacttggtgattcgtgacaatacttcgtctcgcgcttcgtcaagtgcatcgacatcgtcctccaatgcttttcttgaagcttcttcatcatattccgttactctcggagagttatgttctatttctatcggcagcactgcctcagctccatggaccagaaaaaacggagtttcctgtgttgctgtatttggtgttgttcgaatactccataacacactaggaaactcctctggccaggtgtgtcgagctttttccaatggtgttagcagacgtttcttgatgccattacaTATGgtgccgttggctttctcgacttgaccattggt includes:
- the LOC124690009 gene encoding transcription factor SPEECHLESS-like, giving the protein MEDGGLCKLFADDCESWQAASVDADDLVGILETWEECINGLGGGRDSVVPGVAAAFSRPSSVAVVGRAGAVASAMCARPTLGARRREADDEKSKGAPVRKKTKGSTSAAMVATAVDDTVDEGAAKMCHITVERNRRKQMNENLAVLRTLMPCFYVKRGDQASVIGGVVDYIKELQQVLHSLEAKKHRKVYAEQVLSPRPATSRAPSPRPPPLTLSPRPFIIKSMQRPLSPRLAVPISPGTPTPGSPYKPYLPHFNAYISPAMTPTTSSSSSSHAYDIVPVPRPYLPTLDSIVTELAAARPTGILLPDVKVEFAGPNLVLKTMSRRAPGQVLKIIAVLERLSLEIIHVSISAVHDATLHSFTIKIGIECEISAEELVHEIRQTFL